GGCTATGCAACTCCATAATGTGTTTCTCTATCTGCCAACGGAATGCAAAGTCCCTGTCAACACAAATCTTGCAGACcagcatttgtttttcttttgaggcGCTCATCTTAACAGTATGGACGTCAAATCAGCACTGACTTGACGTTATGATCACGTTAAGTATGACGTCACATCTCGGTAAATTACCTTGAACTTGCCCTCGTCACGTAGCTGATCATGAGTGATATTGATGAAAGAGGAATTGAGGCCACAACAAGGGTACAAAATAACCCCAAAAATACGGATTTGCATTTTACGTTTGTCGTCCTTctgtttttgttatacttttaatAAATTACCAccaataacttttgatttttgggCTATATGAGTATCACTATAAATAGATCGTAAAACAATTTTGTTAGAGTTtatcttaaaatttctcgacTTACAATCAGTGCTTACAATGTTTCGGAATTTACCCGATTTTCATACTATAAATATATCTCTATAACTACTCCACATACCACGTATTTAAAAACTATTAGGACTAATTTGTATCATAcgttaacacaaaaaaataatctaaataaacatatctttatatatataataactatGTACAATAGTGAACCACAACATAAATATGATAACTAACTGCGTTTTGCGCTAACAAAAAgacattttgtttgtcttttaggAATAACATAAATATAGCGTTTATGTAATTTTAAACCATGTTGGTTTCTCCTTTCCGTTATACCTTTTTAAGCGATTATGGTGTATAACTTTTGGCTTGTTCTTTGGCCCTTTTTGAATCCTGTATATTACATCATTCAATTTCTTTGTTATAATAAACGGACCATTCCATGGTCTATATAACTTTGGACAAAAACCTACTTTGCGTCTAGGTTCATACAACCACACGGCGTCACCTACCTCATAAGAAATGTGATTGACATTTCTGTCAtgacattttttcattaaatcacTTGATTTATAAATCCGTCGTCTAGCAAAGCTGTGTATGCTCTCTACTTTTTCTTGTAATCTTTTTGCGTAAGTAGAGTAATTTATGCCATCATTGTTCTCTTCTTTAGGTCTACCTATTAATAAGTCCAGGGTCATCGTAACATCCCTGCCAAACATCATCTTGCATGGTGATACCCCTGTTGTTGCATGTTCTGCGGATCTATATGCCATCATAAGCGGTTGTAAATATTCGTCCCAGTCTTTCTGGTGTGACGATACAAATGCAGATagcatattttgtattgttttgttggCCTTTTCTATCATACCATTTGACGATGGATGCATAGATGTGGTTCTCGTCTTCTCAATACCTATTATTTTACACATCTGTTGAAAAACTTCAGATTCAAAACATGAGCCCTGGTCTGAGTGTATTTGTAATGGTACTCCTACAACACTTATGAAGTGATCAATAAGTTTACGCATGACTGTTATGGCATCTATTTTCTTAATTGCTATCGCCTGGGTTCACTTTGTAAAGTAATCGCCTATGACCATTATGTATTTGTTGGCCTTCTTGGTTTGCGGTAAGGGTCCCATTATGTCAATAGCCACCCTCTCTTAGTGGTGCGCCTACATTATATTGTTTCATAGGAGCTTTGGCCTTTCGTTGTGGTGCCTTTTTACTTGCGCAAATGTCACAAGTCTTACACCAGTACTCCACGTCGGACCTTAACCCATACCAATAAAATCTGTTTGTTACTCTTGCTAGTGTTTTCTTTATCCCAAGATGACCACTTGTGATATTGTTATGAAGCTGTTCCATAACAACCTTTTTAAGCGCTTTTGGCAGTACTATTTGTCATGTTACCTCGTTTCCtggaatattttcatattttctgcataaaatacCATTTCTGAACTCTAAAGAATCCCATTGATTCCAATATGACTTTACTTTATTTCCATGTCTTGAAATGTCTTGCCATCCTGGTTTTACGTTGATATTTTTATAGTCACTGATGACCTTGATATCTGAATCCTCTTTTTGTGATTGTATCAGCTTTTCGGGTGTAATTTCACCCTTGAGCTCTTCGGGCAATTCTTCTGTCCTGTTCTTAGTCGTGTTTCTTGTTGTTACATTCACGGGAATGTCAATGTGCATGTTacgtttgatttttaatttacttGTTGTATCTTTATTATGGACCACTCGTTTTATTGGACATGCATCTGTAGCTAACCCATTGTTAAATGGGTCGACACTTTCTTGATATATTGGTTTCTCAAGGGAGACAACCTGAAATATTCCTTTTCCTTCGCTAAGCGAGGACCATTCTTTTTCTTTTACCCGGTTCTGCTGAATTACTCCGTTGTCAAAGGACAAATCTTGTAATTCTGTTTCAGCTTGATTTGACGTAACTTTTTCAAAAGATACTTTTGTTATAGATTCTTTCTTTAAAATTCTGACTGCATGGTCTTTCGCAGTATTTGTAAGATCTACAGACTTAGATTTACTCTCTATTCTGTTACAATATTTACAACTAGTTGCCAGACACGGACGTCTGCTTAACGCATCAGCATTTGAGTGTATTCTTCCTGCTCTATGCTGTATCTCAAAATCGTAGGTGCCTAGTACCTCTAGCCACCGTGCCATTTGACCTTCCGGATTCTTAAAGTTCATGAGCCATCTAAGAGCTCCGTGGTCAGTGCGTACTAGAAAATGTCTACCATACAGATAATGGTGAAAATTCTTAATGGAAGCTACCATTGCAAACAGCTCTTTTCTCGTGACACAGTATTGTCTCTCCGGTTTTGAAAACGTCTTACTAAATAAGAAATGACTTTTTCAACCCCATCTTGTATTTGTAATAGGAAAGATCCCATTCCGTACTGACTAGCGTCAGCGTCAATAATAAAAAAGTCCTTCTTCTCTGGAAAAGCTAAAACTGGAGAACTGATTAAAGCTTGTTTTAAAGTATCAAAGGACATTTGACATATTTCATCCCATATAAATTTCGTATTTAATTCCGTCAATTTATGTAGCAGTTTAGCTATAGACGCAAACTTAGGTACAAATTTCCTATAATACGAACAGAGTCCTACACGACTTCTAACCTGCTTCACGTTTTTAGGAATAGGCCAGTCTTTTACTGCCTTTATCTTTTCTTCGTCTGTCGCGATTCCATTTTCGCTAACTGTATGTCCTAGAAAAGTTACTTCTTTTCTGAGAAGATGACACTTCTTTGGATTCAACTTTAAGTTTGCTTCTCCCAATCTGTTAAATACTTGGTCAATATGGTCCATATGTTCATCAAATGTCTTGCTAAAGATAATAATGTCGTCTAAATATAGTAAACATATCTTCCAAGACAACCCTGCCAATACTTTTTCCATTAATCTCTCGAACGTAGCCCCACTATTGCATAATCCAAACGGCATCACTTTAAACTGCCAAAAACCCCCACCCTCTATTGCGAATGCGGTCTTATGTTTATCTTCTTTTGCAACACTCACTTGCCAGTAACCACTTTTTAAATCACAGGTACTCAGCCATCGACAACCACTCAGAGCTGCTAACGAATCGTCTATTCTTGGCAATGGTTGACAATCTTTAATTGTCACGTGGTTAATTTTCCTGAAGTCGCAACAGAAGCGAATACTATCCTCCTTCTTGGTAACCATTACTATTTGCGCACACCAAGCACTACTAGATGGTTCAATTATCCCTATCTCAGCCATATTTCGGATTTCTTCTTCCGCATCAATTAAGCTTCTTTGACAAAGGAATGCGGTATGGCCTCAGCTTATAGGCTTTGCGTCTCCTGTATCTATCGTGTGTTCAACAATGCTGGTATTTCCTATATCCTGCGATGTCATGGAAAATACATTGTTATGTTTTATCAACAAGTCTCGAATCTTTACTTGCTGTTCATTTGACAATTCTTTACTACTTTCGTCGTATAAATTCTTTAATAATTCCGGTAGTTGATCAACATCTTCCAATACTTTTTGAGTTTTTGAAGTTCGAACATTTCTACTTGGTATTTCAATCTTGTCTATGACTTCAAAGTTTGCTATAACGGTATTTTCATACAGTTTGTAAGGATTTTCACTAACATTTATTAACCTCATAGGTATCAGACCATTGTTCAGATTAACAGCTGCCTTCGCTATTAATATCCCAGTCTTTTCTataaaatttttatcaggttcCACAATTCCTGACAAATTCATTGGTATTCCGTCTATTGTTTTCCCCGACACCATCATCTCGGATTCCGGGGGAATTATCACATTGTTATTCAAACTAATTCTACAACACGTATTTTGTGTATCTCCATAATTAGAAAAACATGGTATTCTTTCTTTATATAGCATCATATAACCTTTACCTAACATCAAATCACATTTATTCTTAGTTAGAAAATCCATCCCTAATATCTTTTATTTCTGCTAATAAAAATTCATGTTCGTATGAACATCTACcaatttgtatatttaattttactttcccaTGAAACGGTGACTTTTCACCTGTTGCAGTTAACATATTCATTTTTACAGGTTCTATTTCTGGTTTACATGAAGGATTCCAATCATCAAAAATTTGCTTACTAAGAATTGTAATATTTGCGCCTGTGTCTATTAGCATAGGCACATAATTACTCATAATCTTAGTTGCTACAAAATATCCTTCGTCTTTATCACAACAATTTCTTAAAATCTTCGTTGGGGGAACTGCACTGTTTGTCGATCTTTGTCCCCTAAAGTCGATCTTTGCCAGTTTCCCTGGTTGCTGTTTTGTTTCTGGTCATATCTATTTGAACCCTTGTCTTGGCCTCTTGGGGTATATTGATTATTTGTTCCTCCGTTTCTATTAAAATTGTTGCCTTTGTTAAACTTGGACCATGAACCTTGTGCTCTTGGTTCTATATCATAATTCCTATTGTTTCCATTAAATTCTTGAGATCTTGTCTCttttgattttaatgtttcaaCTTCATTAGATACTCtgtctattttctttatttactcgtctatttttttacttaaatcgTTTGTCTCTGTCTCTACTCCTATAGCTTTGACATTACAATTTCTACTTCGGTCTGTCATGTGTACATCGTCTAATCGTACAGCAATATTTTCTGCCTCTGCCACCGTTTTTGGACTGACTTCCCTAAGCCTTATTCTAATTTCTTTAAATGGTATGGCATCTATAAAATAATCTAATGCCAGTGTCTCTGTGACATCCAAATTAGCACTAGGATAGGCTTTTCTAGTTAGCTTCTTTATAGACTGGGCCAACTCGGGTATACTCTCATTGCGGCCTTTTACACGCTTCTAAATACTTCAGCTTTATGAATGGAGCCAAATCGGTTTTTCAATGCATTCACGATTGCATCGAAATCTCTTCGGTCATGTTCATTTAACTCGTTAATAAGTCCTCTTGCGTCTCCCGTAAGATTACCGGCTAGATAAAGCGACTTTGATTTATAACCCCAGTTATTAAGTTCAGAAATTAACTCAAACTGTGTTAAATATTCTTCTGAATCCTCCTTGCCGCCATAATTCTGTGGTTTCATTTTTGACTTTTCCTGCATTGAGTCTCTCCAATTATTGCTATTAACATCGCGTATTTGGTAAGGCGTACTgtgtgcaatattttttttcttgtctgTTTTCTACATTAGAATTTGCTTCTACTCTATTTATTGGGTCAGCCATTTGTCTTCTAGACATGTCTTGAGAATCGTCAGTCTTCCTTGACATTATTCCTATTAAATTTTGCATCTGATTTGACATTACATCAAAGCCTCTGACCAGTGAATGGTTAAACTCATTCAATTGTCCCTTGAATAATTCTAATAAATCATCTCTCTGTTcctgtttgtcttttaaattatatTCTGTATCAACAATATTATGCCGTTCTGTATCTTATTCCTCTACCGTACTTGTGCTAGGACCGAACGTAACTATGTCCGAACTTTCAtccattattattataaaattcaCCACCAGATCTAAAAGCTTTACTCAAAGATatatcccaccgctgccaccaatgtAACGCCGTAGGGCTATGCTTAGTTCTTGTGTACCTTAAACCGTGTGATAAAACGATTCGTATAATAGTGGGACTTTGACTGTTTATAGTTTTACCGGTCAAAGTTACACCAATATACAAGAAAGGACTGAACTATCCAGACAAGACTACTAAATACAAGAAGAACCTTTAATATAGCCACAACATTATGTTATCTATATGGGATCGTTGAGTCTCTGGCTTTTGGTGAATATGAATGAGAAAGTTGgatatacaatatataatttattaattacgtatatgaaatatttataatatattatgaataaaaaatgttttattattgtcaatatatttcTGGGTAGCTGCCTGCTCCTCTTGCACCATGTATTTTTCTGCGGAAAAAATACTCGGAACCTTTATATAGATATGGAAATAACGGACAGTCTTCTTTCTTTAACTGACGGTTGCTATGACGTAGTAATATTCTATATTATAACTctatacaatttataaagtatCTAACTCGATACGTTATTTATTTGTACGATAATAATTTATACTGTTGCCTTAATTCGGACAAGTAACTAAATTCCTTTATATTCAGGAATTTTCTATaggaaataaatatacatatatttttccttaaataatactttatttgtttttagcTGAATTTATATCTAAATTCAACTTTTGTACTTCTGAACCTTAATTGTTATGTACGAACACCGTTCACAATTTATTACGTAACTAAGTGTAAGTAAAATTCACCCTCTTTGTATATTAAATTAATTTCTCTTTCAGAAATATTCCGTCTATAGAAACCTTTCCTTGTTTCTCTTTTagacaaataattaaaactgCTCTTGCCTTCCGCCTagcagttctttttatttttagcttccGCCTTGAGTCTTGAAGCCAGACTGCCTAACACAGTCTGTGCAtgatgttttataataatatttacgtTAGTCTTGAAGCCAGACTGCCTAACACAGTCTGTGCAtgatgttttataataatatttacgtGCAATATCCTCGTGCTTCTCACGAGGTCCCCTATGGTTACCTCAACAACCAATCAGCCAATCAGAAACTGATTTCTACGGGAAACGTCATACTTCCGTTTCCTACCTGAACAGACTTTTGTAAATATCTCTTTATTCCGTATTCATATTCGgaaaatttgtataattatattctaGACATGGAAAGGAATTTAAGCATGTCTCGTTTATTATGATACGAGTTTTCTAAGTGATCAGCCGCATGAAACAGCCATGAATATTGTGCCGTCTAGATTTCGATTGGAACAACGTCAGTTTGTTATCAACTCTTGACCGTCTATTTGTAAATTCAGCTGTCACCTTCTATTAAAATTGTTATGAAGTTATTCCTAGGATTATGTGTGTTCTATGGACTATTCATTTAAGCTGGTAAGACTTGTGTACGCCGAGAACGACGATTATTGCATCCAGATTATCTACCTTGTTTGTTTATGTCACATTCCAAAGAATGACAATGTCATAGATATGtataaaattacaatacacatcTCTAACCGTTATAACGTTTGTAACAAAACCGATGTTACTATGAATTTCTATAACTACAACAATATTTATGTATAAGAATACATATTCTTTATCAACTATGAGCATTACGACTCTTTAAgtaaggaaaataaatataactagtatctcaattgtttgtaaaacaattgaaaggtctttcctgtaaaagtgatgttttcgtaatgttctttgtacgacctttcgtttgatatacgacaagcataccttctgaaacttttcgctttttacacttaatgacctcatccgcctacatttttgagatcagaagtatgatatatgtaacacagggtagatgagctttcatttaatatgcgacaacgccatgttctaaaaagtttgatttttgcacttaataagcCCATCCAACCAACttttggaggttgggaatttgatatttcaaatgtacacattatgacctttcatttgatatacaacaaccctatagtaaaagaaaatttattttttgcactcaatgaacccatccaacccatttttgggggacgtcaatttgaaattctaatgcaattattttgtaacaattgttctgattggatgacagcaagcgtaaaattctctatctccttgtctgtaactaaggaagccgacatttggAATTTCGGAATGTgttgacatgttatttctacaataataaacaaaaaactcacttgtttcgcctaaaaatcttctttttatcaaattttattacactttgaagcggcacagaagccagaaaacacccggtgtttatgtttgacgccggaagcatacctatgacgtcacctagtgtagggaccaaagaagataacatcttttcgcggaattttc
The window above is part of the Mytilus edulis chromosome 6, xbMytEdul2.2, whole genome shotgun sequence genome. Proteins encoded here:
- the LOC139526394 gene encoding uncharacterized protein, which translates into the protein MDFLTKNKCDLMLGKGYMMLYKERIPCFSNYGDTQNTCCRISLNNNVIIPPESEMMVSGKTIDGIPMNLSGIVEPDKNFIEKTGILIAKAAVNLNNGLIPMRLINVSENPYKLYENTVIANFEVIDKIEIPSRNVRTSKTQKVLEDVDQLPELLKNLYDESSKELSNEQQVKIRDLLIKHNNVFSMTSQDIGNTSIVEHTIDTGDAKPIS